From Halichondria panicea chromosome 12, odHalPani1.1, whole genome shotgun sequence, a single genomic window includes:
- the LOC135345467 gene encoding uncharacterized protein LOC135345467 yields MDKLIMEYDLNPADLDNDSNTALHIAAMKGHVETVRHLISKHSADIYTTNNKKNTPLMLALLSGHAHVLDALVKEFNSSCHVRNYSDRTLLHQACDRGHIKLIDKLVMEYGLSPKDRNCKGYTPLHIAASKGHVETVKHLIRNHKIETNITRKQ; encoded by the coding sequence ATGGACAAACTGATCATGGAATATgacctcaatcccgcagatttAGATAACGATAGTAACACagctctacatattgcagccatgaaaGGACACGtagaaacagtgagacacctgatcagtaagcacagtgctgatatttaCACCACTAATAATAAGAaaaatactccattgatgctagctttACTTAGTGGTCATGCCCATGTTTTGGATGccttagtcaaagaattcaacagcagttgtcatgttcGAAATTACAGTGATCGTACTCTTCTTCACCAAGCATGTGATCGTGGCCATATAAAACTTATAGACAAACTGGtaatggaatatggcctcagtCCCAAAGATAGAAATTGTAAAGGatacacacctctacatattgcagcttcgaaaggacatgttgaaacagtgaaaCACCTGATCAGAAATCACAAAATTGAAACCAATATCACTAGAAAACAATAA